The window TCCTTACCATACCCGAGCAGAGGGAATCTGGACTGGAAGACTCTGAGTCAACTGACCCCCCAGCTTCTGATGATGTTCTGGAGGAGAGCAGGTCTCCCTCACCTCAACCCACCACAGCAAAGAGAGACAGCAACTTAAATCCTTCCACCGCAGCTTTTACCAATGCTCACACAAGACCCGTGTCTGATGTTGACCGGAGATCATTCATAAAAGATGAGGACAAACTTGGGCCATTCCGCAAACAACAGCTGGAGGTTATATTAAAGGACACCCCTGATAATCCATATGAAACTGAGAAGAACCTTGTCAGCTCAGAAGAGGATCCTGAAGAGTTTGCTAAGTCTAAGCCTCGCTCGCTACGCAAACGTCCTGCATCTGTCCCAGGTGTTCCTGATGAAGAGTTGGAAGAGGACTTCGAAAGGTTTAAGTTTGAGGTAGGGATGCTGAAGTTTGTCTTCCTGGATACGGAGAAAGAAAAAGCCCAACTCCAAAAAGAGGTAGAGGATGGCCGTCCCTTTTTCCAGTAGTCCcttgcctctctttctcttcgttttatacatgtacttaatttcatacatgtacttaatttcttttcttttaatcagCTCTTTCAAAGGGCCATACACCATGACCTcatcttatttctttcttttgttaaatgttcattttccaTGTCTTAATACTCGTTTTCCTTTGTGTGATTTCATGTGGAAGAGTCGATCTTGCTTGTTTCTCCGtccatttttgtgtctttttatgtacatttaaagaCAAGTAGAATTAAATAGTAGTTGAATGTCATTTTCACTGCACTCAAGAAGACTTTGGTAATGTTTTGCAGTTCAATTTTTTTGTCGTTTGGCTTTCTGGATTGTTGTCCAAAACTACAGAAAGTTCAGTCTTGTTTCTTCTTTAGTAGTGATGTGTTCATCGTGCATGAGCTTTGCATGTGTCTTTATGTGGAATAAGCTGTGTTGCAAACACTGCATTAACTCTCACTAGGTGGTGTGTGAAGATGATGTAACTAATAGCCTTCTTTGCCCCTAAAAGAAGAGCAGTTGTAACAATCTGGCAATTGCtgatttctttttaactttgaaatgCATGTTGTGCTGAAGTTGGCCCTTTTTATAAATGCAGGCATTTCCTAAAAAGATTAACCTCCCTGCGATGAACAGATTTATGTACACTATTTTTGGCCAGCCTTTTTAATGCTTGAGTAAAAAAGCTTTTTACGACACAATGTGGTAGATTGATTCAATGGCGAACAGCACTGATATGGTCATATTAATAGCATACAGTATAAACTGGAAAGCCAAAGCAATGCTGTAGTGTGTAGCTCATGAGGAAAAGCCTTTGAATTCTACATTCTTTAGATTCTAGGTTTAGGTTTGAAAAGCTCTCTACTATAAAAGTCTCCtcttgttttgaaatgtttgcaaTTTATTCAGACTTTCCAAGATGCAGTTTTTCTAGTTCAGTTATTGAAAATGCCACAGTGAGCACTGCAATTCGTGGAATCGTGCATCTTTGTAATTAACTGAAAATACCACGTCAAATAGAGTAACCGCACTAGGTGTTAGGTCTCCCAAGGGAGGGGTGACACTAAATTATGTATGACAAAGTGTACAAGTACTTGGTCCAAAACGCATATTAAAAGGCTGGCCCAAACGTATTTCACTTTGGATCCATCTGTCAAGTCCAGTTACCAAATATTTACCCTTGTCTTTTCAGGTTGGCAAAGAGACAGCAAAGACTGCTGTGGAAGTGCAAAAATCCGGTGCTTCCTGGGATACTGGTGGAACGGCATCGGAAGGAGTGGGTACTGAGAAACCTGAGACCAGGCTAGGATGCCGAAAAGAGCTGTCAAGTCAAGTTGGAGCCACTCAACAGGAGCAGCGGCCGGCAGTCACCAAGAGGTATGCactgtttatattattattattatgaacatTATTAGCAGATGCTGAATATTACTCTTGCAATTTCAAAACACCATATTTATGAACCTCTTCTAAATTTGGAAATCAGACATTATCCAGAACAGAAGGATTTTTTTGTCCCTTTTTGTTTAAGTTTGTATTGatgatacatttgtttttgaatgacaCATTCAGCAGGAAGAGCCCAGTCAAAAATAGTATTTTATTGATTCAATTTAATAAGGTATGTCTTCTGCAATACCGCCCAGGGCTCCAAAGTGTAGATGTAACAACTCATTGACTATCAGGTCGTTTGCTCTCCATAGCACCAGCAGGGCACCGGTGCAATTGCAACTCCCACTCCAGCAGACCTACAGTAACAGCAAACAGGAAGGACAAGCTGTAGTGGAGACCTTACAGCTGGAGCTGGTCAGAGGGGCCCGGGGCAGCAGAGCCCCTCAGACCAACACTCATGTTAATGGGgatcctctctctgtgtttgacgATAGCACTTTAAGTGAAGTGTCGGACGATGAAGGAAGGTATATATGCAGTATgccacttttttttatatatatcaaTTTCACCTCTCTGTCACTAACCCAGAgggtgtgttcagactgaacgCAATGTGAATTGTGGAGGCGGCATGATTACATACAAAGTCGAGGGAAAGAAGCCTGTGAATATGAACGTACTCAGATGTGCTAGGTGGTGCAAATTGAGGTGTCCATGCAaggtgaaaatgtttcaacttaaAGAGATACAATGAAAAAGGAGAACTAGTGGAGCTTTTGCTTCTTTGGAGTTATGAGATTATGTCTGTGTGGTTggtgcattggctttttgtggtgaataaacatgaacatgacaTATAAACTGAGGTGAAAATTCACTTTGCATTCAATCCGAACAAACCTTTACACTATCGGTGGTGGGTAATAATCAGGAGGCGCTTATTCTTGATTTTGATTATCTTCCTCCCAAAATAGTTGCATGACTaaccacagattttttttaaaaaacaggatAGTATACTGCATTATACCATTACACTTCCAACAACTCTTCTCGACATCTCAAAGATACTGAGTTTGAGATGCACAAGCATCCGTTTCCCCAATAAtgcctgtttttcttctgtgtttgcCGGCCTCAGGTTGCCAACTAGAGAACAGCAGAAAAACGAGGTAAAACACAGATTTCGTCAGTAACAATTTATTGCAGTTTGCATTTTTCCGTCTACAAtgagaaattaaattaagatgacgttttcttttcatattcaGAACCCTGAAGAAATGGAGATGGCTGAAGACTTTGATGAACTCACTCAGTCATCGGACACAGCCACAGATGACATTGACTCTCCCACTTCAGGCTATCGTCATGCATCACTCCTCATTCAGAAGCTGGACTCAGCCACTTTGGGTACTGATTCAGCTGATTCTGATCGATTCTGAATTATTTAATAAGTAATTTGTTGTAGTTTTGAGGAGTTGGTTACTTGATCGATTGTACTTCTCATTTTTTTGCACCTCTGAATCTCTTGATCTGGTTTTCACTCAGTCTCAGAAGATTCCATTTCAGACTCTGTCATATTATATCTCTCAGACTCCAGAAGCATGGTGAAGCTGCAGAACATTTTCCACGAATATGAGCGCACCATCCAAAAGGCAAGAAGCCATCATGGGTCACTGAAGGACAAGGTGAGCCAGCTGGATATAGAGAGGGCAGAGTTGAAGAGCTCTCTAGAGGAAGTCAAAGATGTTAAGTCTGCCTTGGAGCGCAACCAGCTGGAGTTGCAGACTGAAGTCGCAAACCTCAAGTAAGAACTACTTCCTTTCCTAGAAAACTAGAGTACCATGTAGTCATTCCTTGTCTCCtcatattttgtatgtcatacctgtctgtccttttttttttttgcctatttTATAGACATgttaaaaaacattcacattttgttttttctcctcactTGAAATTTCCATCCGACAATTGGTATAGATTTCAGCTGAAACAGGAGCAAGAAAACGGCCGAAATGCCACCATGATGTACAACACCACCAGAGATAAACTGAGAAggacagaggagcagcagcagtttgaggTTCAGGAGAGACAGAAGGTGGAACTCACCCTCAGGAACCTGGAGCTGGAGATGAGAACACTGGTCAACAACATGAAACAGGTACACGCTTGTGAACTGTGATTTTGTTATAATCACATCATATGTAACTTAGCTTTTGTCCGttttgcatacagtatgtattttgtACAGTGAGTAATAattgttttatgacatttcTAATTTATGGGCATGCTGTGAGGGGTTTATGAGTGTTTTATTAGTAGTTGTCTTGTCGGGTAGTTATTTGGTGTATGTATGGTTGTTACATTAATACGTAATATGTCAACCACCCAGCTTGAGGAGGACCACAGTGAGACTCAGAGGCTGCTGGCTCAGGAGCGCAGTGCACGGACCCTGCAGGAGAATCTGCTCAATAGCCATCTCCGTAAGCAGCAGGAGAttgaggaggaaaacaaaataaaccttAGCAAAAGCAATGAGGTAATTCCAACAAAAGTGGTATCCATCCATTTAGACAATATTATCCTTGGTTTATGGTTTAGATGTGTTATTGTAAATGTTTGCACCAACTGATGTAGTAGCTTTAAGCTTCTAAAAAGTCTAGAAATTGTGAAATAAGAGTGATACAGTGTGGTGATGCTGatagtatatgtatatatcaaaTCCTGGTAATAAGTAATCCACTTTGAAATCCAAACCATTGTCCACAGGCCTTGTCTCAGCTCACTGAGGCCAGTGATAGGGAGAGGGAGCTGCTCCAGCAGAACTCTACCTTACAGGAGCAGCTGAGCATCCTGAGAACAGACCTTGAGCGTTTGCAGGCCAACGGCAGCCTCAAAGAGAGACACCTTCTGGAGGAGAACGAGGCCCTCAAGGAACAGCTAGAAGATGCTCGGCGAGATCTGAAACTCAACAGTGATGCTCTGACCCAGACTGTCTTCACCTGCAATAACCAGATGACCACCTTAAAGTCAGAGTTGGCTATAACCACAACCCGCCTGGAAAATGAGCGGCAGGCTCGTGAGACTTTGGCGACAGAGGTCGAGTCAGCTCGTACCCGCCTGGTTGGGGCCGTACAGGAGGCTGAGCGTTGTCAGGCAGCTCACACAGACACGGAGAAAGCTCTTCTCCGGGAGAAGGAGGAACACCAGCGTCTTAAAGACAAATTCTCAAGTTAGTAGTTTTACCATATACAGTCCACTTTTTTAAATGAGATTGTAATAAATGAAATTTTGGGAATCACTCGCTCATGCCAAGCAAGGCCTTTATTTTAGATACATTGCTTTGCTTATACTGAGTGGCTGTTTGACATGGTGTTATGTGTGGTGGGTCTGCACTGATTGTTGTCACTTAATTAATGTATCTGTACAGGTGAAGCAGCCAGTCAGCGTGAGTCAGTCAGCAGCCTGTCCCAGAAGCTGGCCAAGGCAGAGTCACGCGCAAACAGCATGGAGAACGAAGTTCATCGGGGCACGCTGCAGCTGACAGAGAAGAGCCTGCTGCTGGATGTCCTGCAGCGGGAGAAGGACCAGGCAGCCGCACGTGTTAAAGAGCTGGAAACGGCTCTGCAGGCTGAGAGGGAGCTGGTGAGCCGTGCCGGAGCACGCCAAGAGACCACGCAGGAGCGGTTAGCCCAAGCACAGAGTGAGGGCATGTTATTACGTCAGCAGCTAGAGGAGGCCCAAAACAAAGGTGTTGCAAAGGAGCGTGCCGTCACAGACGCCCAAGAGCGCTTCAGTGACATTCTGGCCAAGCTGCGCTCTGACTGTGAAGAGAGGGTACAACTGGTTGAAGAGAGAAACAAGGAGCTCGCCGGTAAGGCAGCTGATCTCCGAGATCAGATCTACAAgttagaggaagagaagaacGAAAGAGAGGTAAGATTAAGACTCTGCAGAGTAAGAGGATTACTTTATCTCTTCCTCCAGGGCCCACTTTTAGCCTTTCTTCCATATGCCATGTCCTTGAAGTAAGGATCTCCTTTTATATCTAACCAAACCCTGCTTTCTCTGGATTGTGTCTGAGCACAGACTAGTCTGAGGCAGCTTCAGCAGGAGCTAGCCGACTCACTAAAGAAGCTGTCCATGAGTGAAGCTTCTCTGGAGGTCAACACACGTTATCGCAATGACctggaggaagagaaagcaCGGCTCCTCAAAGACATGGACAGGCTCAAAGGAAAGGTAATGGCTGGGGACAGTGCCACcttgtgtctgcatgttttcaCCACGTGTCTGATACCAGCTGTGATAAAGATTATGACGCAAATGCCTTAAACTGTGCTGAAATTAGACGgctcattatcattattttgaAGACAGAGCAGTTGGTCTTAGGAAAAAGCATAAATATAATAACTTTCACCCTGTATATTCACTGAATTGAGTCTGCTGTTAACATTGCTGATGAGGtggatgctgtctctttcatGTAGCTGGAGGAAAGTGAAGACCAGTATGTGCAGGCTGAGAGACGTATTAACAGTCTGAAGAGCATTTTGGATGAAAGGGAAAAGGAACTCATCATTGCTGCTCAGAAACTCCAGGAGGCGCTGTCCACCTCAGCAACCTCTGATACCACTATGAAACAGCTAGAGGACGCTGTGCAAAGGTACGGATCAACACACACtatccacagacacacacacacacacacacacacacactatagtgcaccagtttattttattttattagataTATGTATTAGTATATatgcagaaaaaagaaattaagcAGGTAAATTCAATTTTCTATTCTAATAATTCTCTAATATATGTTTAAAAGTATTTTCTAGATATGTTTTTATATGCAGTTTATGAATGCTAATGTCACATTAGGCTGGAGATAGAGAACGCCAGGCTGGAGGCTGCTGCAAAGCAACAGTCCAACAAAATTGATGCACTTCAGAAAACGGCTCAGGAGGCTGCCATGGTGAGTGCTGCAAACCTAACCCAATCACCTACACACATATTTTACAGGCTGTCAGTGGTGCCATATCTAGTTTCTTTGATATTGTATTTCAATTGAATGGgactttttgacttttcattaCAGAGTCACTGTTACATTTTAAGATATACAATCTTTTTCCAGCTATCTGACCGCGCAACCGGAGGAGGGGTTGGTATTGTGGATGTAGGCTTAGTTTCTCTGTGTGGGTTAACCTCTGTATCTTCAAAAAATACTATTAGCAGACGGAAATCATATAGTCACACAGTATGtatttagaaaattaaattcAACCGGGCTTTGTGGAATTCTTGCAAAAGCTCCTGAACCAGTAATCCAAACATACAAAGATTGTAATAGCTATGTGTCGGTTTGGGTTTTTCTGGGTGACGTCACAATGTGTTCTCCCTCAAGCTTCATCTTGGTATGTGGGgtcttttcctcctttttgtcTCGAGCTGCATGATGCATGTTACTCCCTTTAGTCTAAAGTGTCCTCTCGACTTTctgaagtgattaaaaaaaaaaaaaaaatcacagcaacAACACCAACATCATTCTACATCATCTTTTTAAtccttttcttatttctttagGTCAGAAGTCACTTGGAGGATTTGGTTTCAAACCTCCAAAGCAGTAAGATGACTTTGGAAGACCAGCTCAGTAGAGAGGTTAGTGGCATATTTTGTTTCAGCCATAAGAAAATCCTCAGTTTAGATTTCCATTTCTtactctcattttcttttctagtCTTTGTCTGTGTAATACATGTCTtagcaaaaaaagcaaaaaaataaactttttatttaGGATCTAATTAGAaattcaaacataaaacagaagacTATTCCTACTCCCTTCTAAGAGGAAAGCTTTGTACAAAATATCTCATCATTGATGTTTCATGAGGTAATACAGAGTACAACATTGTGAACAAGAAGGGTAAAACCAAACTATGGCAAACATAATAAatctatcattattattatcattattatttctctAGGACAGAGATCCAGTTCTGGTAAAAACAGATCAGTAgaaacaaatgaggaaaaagcTGCCTTTTTTCCTGTCAGATTGTTTAAGCTTGACTAAAAACAGCCAGTGCAGGTTTGATCGGATCGCATTTTGATAAATATTGACTTTCCAATGCTTTTTAATCTAATTTCTAGCCTCCCTCTTTCTAATTTTGTTCTTAGGTCCAGAAGCAAAGCATGCTGTCTCACACAGCCCAGGACTCTCAAGCCTTGTGGGAGGAAGAGCTGAAGAGCCGCTCTAAGTTAGGACTGCGCCTAGCAGAGcttgaaaaggaaaaaggagaacTGAGCACACAGGTGATCATAATTATGGATTCATTTGCAGGCTAATGGTATATAGGATAAAATTATTAGCCATCCCTCCAGCGAATATGCTACATGTATTAAGAGTCATCGGCCTGTCGCCTGTGTTCCAGATGGagatagaaaagaagaaagcCAAGAAATTAGTGGAGCAGAAGAAGGCTATAGATACCCGTCTGGATcaagagatgaagagaaacgCAGATCTTCAAAAAGAAATGTACAGGTGACTCCTAACTTCCTCCTCGCACCCTCCTCACCTATGGCAGAACCTCCTCCTACTATCTAGACACACCTAGGATCCAGTAGAGCGCAGTCTTTCCTGGCTTATGTGGCTGTGGCTCATCAGTGTTTTCATCTGGTGTAAGGATGTGCTTTGTATATTGGTTTGTGTTGTTTGCTGTACCTTATTTTCTTGAGTATTAATATCAATTTTAACATTAAAGGGAAATTCTCACCTATAAATCTACCTTGAGTTAGAGGTTGTATGTCCTAAATCTGAACTTGTTACATCTGTAAGCCATTCGTCTAGTCACACATGATCAACCTTGGTTGTAGGCTATATGTAATGTACTTATATAATATGTGTACTGATGTATTTAAGGCTGCGAACTCTACTGAAGACTGCAAAGAAGAAACTGAGGGATCAGGACACAGGTGGACCTGAGTTCGCCTCTCCAATGAGCAGTCTAAGGATGGACGTGGGCCGACACAGCCAGGCAGAGGGTGCTGTCGGACGAATGAAAGAAAAGGTTTGTCTGTGTTGATGGAAGCTAATATATCATAATATTGTATGTTGTAGAGTTTGAGACCTCAGCTCTTCTAAAGACCTTGGCCTCAAACGTTTCCACTGTCTTCCTTACGTTATTTCACCAGGTGGATGATCTGCAGGTGCAGCTGGACAAGGAAGCATCCCGACACAGCCAGCTAGAGAAGGTGAACGGGGAGCTTAAGGATCAGCTGGCTTCCCTGAAGAGCTTGAATCGCAGTAATGACCAACTGGAGCGGAGTAAGAGGCAGTTGGAGGAGGAGGTATTGGACCTGAGACGCCGAATGGAGGCCTCTCAAATGGAGCAGAGCCATGTGGAGCAGTACCGGCGTGAAGCAGAGGATAGGGCCCGTCAGGAGATACAACAGAAACTGGAGCAGGTTAACCTCTTTCTGCAGGTAAAAATTCCAATGAGTAAATTTTGTTTGATCGTATGTGACCCAAAAACATAATGCTAGTAAATATATAGCGCATTTTATACAACAGtgcacaacaaaaacagaaaatataaaagaaacttTAAGGAAATtaggaaaaaacaaattactGAATAAAAGAAATGTTGTGTATGTAGAGTAGTTGTTGTGGCAGCTGCTGTATGTCTAgtaaaacaaactctgatttTAATATGATTGTGTCTGGTTGTCTCCCAGTCCCAGGCAGCATCCCAAGAAGCATTGGATCAGATAAAAGCGGCCAATGAGGCCAACCTGCGCTCCCAGATGGAGCAGAAGATCCGGGAGCTGGAGGCGGAACTCGGCCGGGCCCGAACCACTCAGCAGGACAGTCTCAGCCAAAGAGACTCCACACGCACAGAGCTAGAGCGATACCGCCAGCTGTACTCAGAGGAGCTACGCCTCCGCAAGTCCCTGACTGCCAAACTAGATAGGTCAGAATGACATTACCAGTTGTTTCACATGAGACTCTGCAGAAACCGGTGCTTTTGCCTCATGTCTAAGAGTTAGAAAAACTGCTAAGATCATTTCAAATGTACTATCTTTGAGCAAGTCCTCTTGATAGCAGATGCGGTATGGTGTGGTATACTCAGACAGGCAGTGGTAATTTGATATGTTTTCCGTCCACAGGGCCAACAGTCGGCTCGCAGAAGCCAATTCCAAGTTGCTCAACGAGCGAAGCAGGTCTTTTATCACCAGCAGCTTTGCAAACGGTAGCCTCGGAGGGCCCTCGCTGGATGTGGGCTCCTTGGCTTCACCAGGCAACTATGGGGCCACGCTGGGGCCCCTCAACAGGAGCCTTGGCCTTGGACTCTCCATCCTCAGCCCTGTGACTGAGGGACAGAACAGCAGGGTGGAGGATTACCTGGCCAAGGTCTGTTCAGCTGTTATTGACACAGATGTTCAGTCATGGAAATTACAGTCATGTTATTTATGTAGACAAGTTTGATTACTTTTGGCCATTTTCATCTCCAGCTTTGTGATTGTGTAACTGGTGGTATTCTCCTTAAAGATGTTGCTTTTTATACACAGGTTAGTGTGCAGGTAGTTATGAACTTATGGAGTTTTGAGGTATTATACGTCAAATATTTCAGATTGtggaaaaaagtatttaaagatgcagtgtgtagaatttagtggcatctagaggaACGACATGGCAGatatggaatataatattcataagtatgttttaattagtgtaagAATAAATAAGAATCGTTGCGTTTttattaccttagaatgaaccctttatatctacataggcaGCAgatcctcttccatggagcctgcTATGTTAcgctgccatgtttctacagtagcccagaacggacaaaccaaacactggctctagagagggcctttcacaagTTTCtcggccaccataggttctcctacatgcttggaaggggaggggcattcagttggttgcaatctgcaacctcaccactagatgccactaaatccgacacactggtcctttaaaagatAATAAGTTATGAAAGTGATCTAATGGCCTACTAAATTTTCTAAACGCCTGTCTTCCGTCTGTAAGAACACCTTCAAAACCAAATTTACTTCTTCTCcctgtttgttattttcttcctcctttaCTTTGT is drawn from Thunnus thynnus chromosome 5, fThuThy2.1, whole genome shotgun sequence and contains these coding sequences:
- the si:ch211-272n13.3 gene encoding ankyrin repeat domain-containing protein 26 isoform X5; this translates as MKKIFSFTKKKKYPSGTPDNGSVLSVGYELKDKDLGKVHKAALAGDLAKLKQLAKKNDINQLDKENRTALHIACATGHVEVVQFLVESKAKLNLCDNQNRSALMKAVQGQHERCVSLLLENHAEPSLVDINGNTALHLAANIPSISTAVLLLEHEAAINAQNKDGFTPLTVAVREDHIEMAEFLLKEGADVNFLDQDQRSPLMIAAGNGQIGMLRLLLRFDADITLKDTKGWSADDYAVMNGHHPCSLLIIEHGTQRKDGASLSHQSLSKKKKKTLLGSPSQDVEAGFSLGGPATDKDDFEDNSQSESLSRVSKSAADEWPSSEDDDESVLVEKKPQKVNLRKMIASKKGEASALPDRSLSGTESEPESENRIQRIPSLPKALPSSKALQHPVDPSPISFLSKASPMTSTPLPSYRKKEDSTEDENDDNDEEEEEEEEERDDEEEDDISEEDDQPEESGDSLDAASAVPETEISKDKKRDFLSELGLEKGEEEQDSWDSESHSENPSVPHEEKQNLQSLNQEEMSPVEEEIKENLFYVPSFLRGEGGYRMAELEPWRSVGRPRGSQGEVVTSNNGDNGGEHAHKDDSTQKETEKAKWEPLLSKLEGGYNQKTDLMEELGLGDVDDLEDASDWDTASTTSKRTLPGRRLASPGIEESPECPDPPVKEKEEEDISPAAPLTPRRSFNLDKKQLSSPQHVPHPTPRVRKMVLQKPESEEESDWEPDNLTSSRKTAKTDNQLQNIAELQAAVRSGSPEVSPVARDSKSNVESDEEQQKEKDDALDTCELDVNNPYPSGQMGSDSEEKDNEFKDQHSPEEKGEVGGEVPWEKRYEKLWVEVEKREVKSTFKNVAGQLKELFKSRSTAEDVTEEEQATAESTSAEEESSDEEEEGEVIVRPTARARSAVLLTIPEQRESGLEDSESTDPPASDDVLEESRSPSPQPTTAKRDSNLNPSTAAFTNAHTRPVSDVDRRSFIKDEDKLGPFRKQQLEVILKDTPDNPYETEKNLVSSEEDPEEFAKSKPRSLRKRPASVPGVPDEELEEDFERFKFEVGKETAKTAVEVQKSGASWDTGGTASEGVGTEKPETRLGCRKELSSQVGATQQEQRPAVTKRSFALHSTSRAPVQLQLPLQQTYSNSKQEGQAVVETLQLELVRGARGSRAPQTNTHVNGDPLSVFDDSTLSEVSDDEGRLPTREQQKNENPEEMEMAEDFDELTQSSDTATDDIDSPTSGYRHASLLIQKLDSATLDSRSMVKLQNIFHEYERTIQKARSHHGSLKDKVSQLDIERAELKSSLEEVKDVKSALERNQLELQTEVANLKFQLKQEQENGRNATMMYNTTRDKLRRTEEQQQFEVQERQKVELTLRNLELEMRTLVNNMKQLEEDHSETQRLLAQERSARTLQENLLNSHLRKQQEIEEENKINLSKSNEALSQLTEASDRERELLQQNSTLQEQLSILRTDLERLQANGSLKERHLLEENEALKEQLEDARRDLKLNSDALTQTVFTCNNQMTTLKSELAITTTRLENERQARETLATEVESARTRLVGAVQEAERCQAAHTDTEKALLREKEEHQRLKDKFSSEAASQRESVSSLSQKLAKAESRANSMENEVHRGTLQLTEKSLLLDVLQREKDQAAARVKELETALQAERELVSRAGARQETTQERLAQAQSEGMLLRQQLEEAQNKGVAKERAVTDAQERFSDILAKLRSDCEERVQLVEERNKELAGKAADLRDQIYKLEEEKNERETSLRQLQQELADSLKKLSMSEASLEVNTRYRNDLEEEKARLLKDMDRLKGKLEESEDQYVQAERRINSLKSILDEREKELIIAAQKLQEALSTSATSDTTMKQLEDAVQRLEIENARLEAAAKQQSNKIDALQKTAQEAAMLSDRATGGGVRSHLEDLVSNLQSSKMTLEDQLSREVQKQSMLSHTAQDSQALWEEELKSRSKLGLRLAELEKEKGELSTQMEIEKKKAKKLVEQKKAIDTRLDQEMKRNADLQKEMYRLRTLLKTAKKKLRDQDTGGPEFASPMSSLRMDVGRHSQAEGAVGRMKEKVDDLQVQLDKEASRHSQLEKVNGELKDQLASLKSLNRSNDQLERSKRQLEEEVLDLRRRMEASQMEQSHVEQYRREAEDRARQEIQQKLEQVNLFLQSQAASQEALDQIKAANEANLRSQMEQKIRELEAELGRARTTQQDSLSQRDSTRTELERYRQLYSEELRLRKSLTAKLDRANSRLAEANSKLLNERSRSFITSSFANGSLGGPSLDVGSLASPGNYGATLGPLNRSLGLGLSILSPVTEGQNSRVEDYLAKMQSELDRNISKELNNATAELDVASARMSPVGSASRVELDPVSRAKQQYLEVLKKNNMI
- the si:ch211-272n13.3 gene encoding ankyrin repeat domain-containing protein 26 isoform X7; the protein is MKKIFSFTKKKKYPSGTPDNGSVLSVGYELKDKDLGKVHKAALAGDLAKLKQLAKKNDINQLDKENRTALHIACATGHVEVVQFLVESKAKLNLCDNQNRSALMKAVQGQHERCVSLLLENHAEPSLVDINGNTALHLAANIPSISTAVLLLEHEAAINAQNKDGFTPLTVAVREDHIEMAEFLLKEGADVNFLDQDQRSPLMIAAGNGQIGMLRLLLRFDADITLKDTKGWSADDYAVMNGHHPCSLLIIEHGTQRKDGASLSHQSLSKKKKKTLLGSPSQDVEAGFSLGGPATDKDDFEDNSQSESLSRVSKSAADEWPSSEDDDESVLVEKKPQKVNLRKMIASKKGEASALPDRSLSGTESEPESENRIQRIPSLPKALPSSKALQHPVDPSPISFLSKASPMTSTPLPSYRKTQVSSDDLNEEPIREKAFLSPPTRDEAGQHHDTDGNTFSEEALPQTDIDDVDVDSPDEAENLGMRCPEVKNTEELVTEKEDSTEDENDDNDEEEEEEEEERDDEEEDDISEEDDQPEESGDSLDAASAVPETEISKDKKRDFLSELGLEKGEEEQDSWDSESHSENPSVPHEEKQNLQSLNQEEMSPVEEEIKENLFYVPSFLRGEGGYRMAELEPWRSVGRPRGSQGEVVTSNNGDNGGEHAHKDDSTQKETEKAKWEPLLSKLEGGYNQKTDLMEELGLGDVDDLEDASDWDTASTTSKRTLPGRRLASPGIEESPECPDPPVKEKEEEDISPAAPLTPRRSFNLDKKQLSSPQHVPHPTPRVRKMVLQKPESEEESDWEPDNLTSSRKTAKTDNQLQNIAELQAAVRSGSPEVSPVARDSKSNVESDEEQQKVGKETAKTAVEVQKSGASWDTGGTASEGVGTEKPETRLGCRKELSSQVGATQQEQRPAVTKRSFALHSTSRAPVQLQLPLQQTYSNSKQEGQAVVETLQLELVRGARGSRAPQTNTHVNGDPLSVFDDSTLSEVSDDEGRLPTREQQKNENPEEMEMAEDFDELTQSSDTATDDIDSPTSGYRHASLLIQKLDSATLDSRSMVKLQNIFHEYERTIQKARSHHGSLKDKVSQLDIERAELKSSLEEVKDVKSALERNQLELQTEVANLKFQLKQEQENGRNATMMYNTTRDKLRRTEEQQQFEVQERQKVELTLRNLELEMRTLVNNMKQLEEDHSETQRLLAQERSARTLQENLLNSHLRKQQEIEEENKINLSKSNEALSQLTEASDRERELLQQNSTLQEQLSILRTDLERLQANGSLKERHLLEENEALKEQLEDARRDLKLNSDALTQTVFTCNNQMTTLKSELAITTTRLENERQARETLATEVESARTRLVGAVQEAERCQAAHTDTEKALLREKEEHQRLKDKFSSEAASQRESVSSLSQKLAKAESRANSMENEVHRGTLQLTEKSLLLDVLQREKDQAAARVKELETALQAERELVSRAGARQETTQERLAQAQSEGMLLRQQLEEAQNKGVAKERAVTDAQERFSDILAKLRSDCEERVQLVEERNKELAGKAADLRDQIYKLEEEKNERETSLRQLQQELADSLKKLSMSEASLEVNTRYRNDLEEEKARLLKDMDRLKGKLEESEDQYVQAERRINSLKSILDEREKELIIAAQKLQEALSTSATSDTTMKQLEDAVQRLEIENARLEAAAKQQSNKIDALQKTAQEAAMLSDRATGGGVRSHLEDLVSNLQSSKMTLEDQLSREVQKQSMLSHTAQDSQALWEEELKSRSKLGLRLAELEKEKGELSTQMEIEKKKAKKLVEQKKAIDTRLDQEMKRNADLQKEMYRLRTLLKTAKKKLRDQDTGGPEFASPMSSLRMDVGRHSQAEGAVGRMKEKVDDLQVQLDKEASRHSQLEKVNGELKDQLASLKSLNRSNDQLERSKRQLEEEVLDLRRRMEASQMEQSHVEQYRREAEDRARQEIQQKLEQVNLFLQSQAASQEALDQIKAANEANLRSQMEQKIRELEAELGRARTTQQDSLSQRDSTRTELERYRQLYSEELRLRKSLTAKLDRANSRLAEANSKLLNERSRSFITSSFANGSLGGPSLDVGSLASPGNYGATLGPLNRSLGLGLSILSPVTEGQNSRVEDYLAKMQSELDRNISKELNNATAELDVASARMSPVGSASRVELDPVSRAKQQYLEVLKKNNMI